The window GTCTCGAAGACAAGCCCAATCGATCCAACCTGGCCGGCTTCTAATGTGCCCACAGGCAACCGAAGGTTGCGAATACTCACAATGCGTGCTTTCTGCCACTCATCTGTATTCGTTGAGGGGGATGCTGAGCCATCGATCTTGTTCCCATTGGCATGTGCAGCTGGAATTGCGCGCAGTGCTGGTGATCCACGACCCTCAGGCGATGATTGATATTCAGATCCAGAACCACGATCAAGCGCAAGGCCTGACGAAAATGGTCCTACAGCAATGGTTTGCCCTATAGAGAAGCTGCCAAGACGGACATGGCCGGACACAATAACTCCGTCTAGATTCGCTAGTGAATCATCAAACGATCTTGGTAAACTGAAAGTGTCATCAATATGGAAAAGATTTCTCGGCTGCTCTAGCTGAGGGCTTGCTTCTTTGGAACCTTGTGGCGTGGGTGCTGGAGGTAGAGGCAGGCTTGCGAGTAGGGCATGGACAAGGCCAATACCCACCCCTTTCAAAACGCTCGTAAACACAATAGGAACGTGCTTCAGCAGATCTCCGTGCTCGGATATGGTTCCAACAAAGCTCTGCACCTTGTCCCAGTCGGTCTGTGGAATTTCTGACAGCTGGTCTCGTGGCTGTTGGTCAGGCTGCAGAAGTTTCGGTATGCGGTCCGCATCCCTTATAGCACCAAGGATCTTGGTCATGGTCTTCTGCAGGCTCACTTTGGATGCGAGATCCAACTTGGTAATGACAATTGCCAATGGAACGTCAAGCTTGAGCGAGAGGTCCAAATGCGCCTTAACCAAGTCAGTATCCCCTGAGTCTGGCGCCAGTGCCGTCACGTCATGCGCTCGAGACGTCATTTCAGCATCGTCAGCAGCAATGCAAAGGACCATCCAATGGGGTGCCCAGTTCATGAGTCCGCGAAACACTGTATGTCGATACCTCGGGTGACCACCAGAGTCAGACATAAACACAAGGCGGCCATTGTTGGAATAGTCGTGAATGTCAAGCCATGATTCGATATTGCGATGGGAAAAGCTGAAAATGAGTCTTTCCTTGTATCCAATGAGCTCCTGTGCAATGGAGCTGGTCATTCCGGATGCCATTTCGTGACGGTGTTTCAGTAGGCTCAGGCGACTCTTGCCTCGGCCATTGTCCAGAGTGCCCGTAGATAGCGTTCCTAAGAGGCTGGATTTGCCCGATGCTATGGGCCCGGTCAGGGTAACCCGTAGCTGTGGTGTCGTAGATTTGCCATGGCCAGGCACTGTGGTTGACGCAGAAGATTCCAAGGGAGTTCCATCAGTGGACTCGTTGTAACGCTGGGCATCTTTTGACTGTAGTAGCTCAGTGCTGGGCGTTATCAGTGCCTCGGCTACCCAGAGCTTGTCCTGTTTGGTGACCTGAGTTGGTCCCTGAGAAGCATTCTCACCGAGATCGGCTATTTCGATCCATTCACAATCACCCACAATCAC is drawn from Trichoderma asperellum chromosome 4, complete sequence and contains these coding sequences:
- a CDS encoding uncharacterized protein (EggNog:ENOG41), which codes for MASVFTYDPDPPRVSSPWILADDAENSLASSAAVTQTGLLSEYGVTRLDAEPQTGPIEYKLHLLLRSRRSYVYMSTVDQKRDRLHAQPGDGSALYSASPASYSASPTPATSNQPRQERLQRLTTQLLWRLQQSSPYHASSSREVKIPKLPNGSADANSPDLYGTQIPGLEESQGALYEIGVSDDGHLVGLAKDELDESIATLRVMAASLGCGVTVLRMVIVGDCEWIEIADLGENASQGPTQVTKQDKLWVAEALITPSTELLQSKDAQRYNESTDGTPLESSASTTVPGHGKSTTPQLRVTLTGPIASGKSSLLGTLSTGTLDNGRGKSRLSLLKHRHEMASGMTSSIAQELIGYKERLIFSFSHRNIESWLDIHDYSNNGRLVFMSDSGGHPRYRHTVFRGLMNWAPHWMVLCIAADDAEMTSRAHDVTALAPDSGDTDLVKAHLDLSLKLDVPLAIVITKLDLASKVSLQKTMTKILGAIRDADRIPKLLQPDQQPRDQLSEIPQTDWDKVQSFVGTISEHGDLLKHVPIVFTSVLKGVGIGLVHALLASLPLPPAPTPQGSKEASPQLEQPRNLFHIDDTFSLPRSFDDSLANLDGVIVSGHVRLGSFSIGQTIAVGPFSSGLALDRGSGSEYQSSPEGRGSPALRAIPAAHANGNKIDGSASPSTNTDEWQKARIVSIRNLRLPVGTLEAGQVGSIGLVFETSHSDLTVLPDTPQIRRGMVITTSSMDMLDSEASLHASRGFTAVFDEDIAQFPPSGTLVNVLFACVRTAARILDVSIQHRGEAGETLGPLDAEHKAETAEASLGDTVTKVTVELVHSRKWAELGSSVIIMGNGSHDGSGLQGFVGKITAVMC